The genomic DNA GGATGTCCCGGGTTCGCCTGCACCTGGACCATGCGTCTCTTCGAACTCAGTGAGACTCTGGTAGCCGCGATCAACGGCGACGCTGATCGCGCTCCTGAGAACCTCGTTGACGTAGTGCGGGCTGCGCCACTGGTTGCGGCCGATCTTGATCGCAGCAACGTAGCGGAGTTCTTCGCGCATCCGCGGTTGCAGGGGAGTGAAGTCGATCGGCCGGAATTGTGGTTGTCGCCTCGATGTGCCGCGTGGGCGGCAAATCTGCGATGCGCTGGCTTGGTCCTCAATGAACGCGGAGAGCGTCGTTTTCGCGCCGGTCGGCGTCTTCCGCCACCGGCGCTGGTGAGCCACACAGAGGACGTCGATGTCGCGAGGCCGGTCGCCGTCGGCGCGCCCCGCGCCGCGATAGCAGGTGGCTACAGCACACTCGGTCGTTCCGGACGTCACTTCCCGGACTGGCTGGTCCATTAGCCAGACATCTGCCATCCACGGCCCGTTCGGAATAGTCAGGCCAAGCACCGCTAGGTCATTGCTTGTCGGTGGGCCGAAGGCGCCAACACTCACGCTTCCCTCCGTGACATCTCGGTCGAGGCGTACTTGTCGGTCAGGTCGTCCTCGGCGAGGTGGATGTAGACGTCCGCGCTAGTGTTCGAATTCTGTCCGAGCCGCGCGGCGATCTGCGGCGCTGACCACCCCTCTCGGGCAAGGGCAGTGCCGTGAGTGTGGCGCAGGGTGTGCGGCGTGAGCGACACCTGTGCTCGCCTACCGATGGCTCTGACGACCTGGACCGCGTTGGAGTAGCGCATCGGCGCTCCGCGATGTCGTTCGGCCAGGTTGACGAACACGTAGTCGGTGTCGATGTCCAGGATAAGTTGTTCGTCCGTCAGGCTGAGCCCGTACAGGTGGAGGAACCGATCGGGCATCGCCACAGTGAAATCGGTCCGTTGCTTGGACAGCGCGCCGTTTGCGTTATTGGAACGTCGAACGACACGGGGACTGCTGCACGAACAGGTGACAGGTGGTAGTCATGCCGCCTGATCGGCTGGCGTGGTCATGATGGTCTCGTACTCGATGGGGGTCAACTGGCCGAGGCGTTCTTGGCGTCGACGTCGGTGGTAGGTGCGTTCGGTCCAGGTGATGATCGCGATCCGCAGGTCTTCGCGGGTGTCCCAGGTGCGGCGGTTCAGGACGTTCTTCTGCAGCAGCGCGTAGAAGGACTCCATCGCGGCGTTGTCACCGGCAGCGCCGACCCGGCCCATCGACCCGGTCAGCGCGTGCTGGTTCAAGGCGTGCACGAACTTGCGTGAGCGGAACTGGCTGCCGGGGTCGGAGTGCACGATGCACCCGGTGACGTCCTGCCCCTGCGCGCGTCGCCGCGCGACGGCCGAGTCCAGGGCTGCGACCGCGAGGGTGGACTTCATCCGGTTGCTGATGGAGTAGCCCACGATCCGCCCGGAGCAGGCGTCCTTGATCGCGCACAGGTACAGCTTCCCCTCACCAGTGCGGTGCTCGGTGATGTCGGTCAGCCACACCTGGTTCGGCGCGGCGGCGGTGAAGGAGTGCCGGATCACACCGTGCTCGTCCTGACCAGCGAGCAGGTCATCGTGCACCGGTGGCCCGGGCTTCTTGCCGTGGCTGCCGCGCTTCTTGCCGAAGACCGACCACCACGCGTTCGCCGAACAGATCCGCCACGCCGTGCGCGGCGTCATCACCTCACCCGCGCCGGCGGCCTCCACAAGCAAGTACCGGTACCCGAACTCCGGATCATCACGGTGGGCATCGAACAACGCGTTGGCCCGGTAGGCCGCCTGCAGCTCACGACCGGTGACCGGACTGGCCAGCCAGGCGTAGTACTTCTGACGGTGGAGCTTCAGGACCCGGCACGTGACCGTCACGGGAATCCCGTCAGCGGCCAGCTCACTCACGAGCGGGTAGAGCCTTTTCCCGGCAGATGCGCCTGAGACAGGTAAGCCGCCGCCCGGCGCAGCACCTCGTTCTCCTGCTCAAGCAGCCGTATCCGCCGGTTGGCCTCCCGCAGGTCAGCAGAC from Luteipulveratus halotolerans includes the following:
- a CDS encoding tyrosine-type recombinase/integrase; its protein translation is MSKQRTDFTVAMPDRFLHLYGLSLTDEQLILDIDTDYVFVNLAERHRGAPMRYSNAVQVVRAIGRRAQVSLTPHTLRHTHGTALAREGWSAPQIAARLGQNSNTSADVYIHLAEDDLTDKYASTEMSRREA
- a CDS encoding IS3 family transposase (programmed frameshift) produces the protein MPKPYPREFRDDVVRVARGREPGVTLEQVAKDFGVHPMTLNKWLRQAAIDDGDKPGTTTAESADLREANRRIRLLEQENEVLRRAAAYLSQAHLPKRLYPLVSELAADGIPVTVTCRVLKLHRQKYYAWLASPVTGRELQAAYRANALFDAHRDDPEFGYRYLLVEAAGAGEVMTPRTAWRICSANAWWSVFGKKRGSHGKKPGPPVHDDLLAGQDEHGVIRHSFTAAAPNQVWLTDITEHRTGEGKLYLCAIKDACSGRIVGYSISNRMKSTLAVAALDSAVARRRAQGQDVTGCIVHSDPGSQFRSRKFVHALNQHALTGSMGRVGAAGDNAAMESFYALLQKNVLNRRTWDTREDLRIAIITWTERTYHRRRRQERLGQLTPIEYETIMTTPADQAA